In the genome of Neodiprion pinetum isolate iyNeoPine1 chromosome 2, iyNeoPine1.2, whole genome shotgun sequence, one region contains:
- the LOC124212325 gene encoding uncharacterized protein — translation MDYEIEASYLDRLQREALTCLNGFPNKVKALNDIIDAYVPEVDVKRNPENREPQIRVPCIPTNKYVPNETSLENDHVNCKKKKDIHALCSESNSSRPIQRHGLSKRNHHRSRRSDQINFRRRPGPLAHILVFLSNSLAACTKNTVIRPTQYIANHALTMLRDYLIQRGDIMSAKCGASIIWSLPESRASMKLMQTDLGSTLDNCMRIMRPAVAQLIADTTKLKRWLQALALNFTPPTPTLIHAIRKTEAIDGWAYELFFHLKYLQENQIHNVEKNAVPGLKISDKLRNVNLCHRLVRLRDNYVYLYESLFSNSQFYKLSRDSKKILE, via the exons ATGGATTACGAAATTGAGGCATCGTATCTAGACCGACTGCAGCGCGAG GCTCTTACGTGTTTAAATGGATTTCCTAACAAAGTTAAAGCCTTAAATGATATCATTGATGCTTATGTACCGGAAGTTGACGTTAAAAGAAATCCGGAAAACAGAGAACCCCAAATACGTGTGCCTTGCATTCCGACTAATAAATACGTTCCGAATGAAACCAGTTTGGAGAATGACCATGtgaattgtaagaaaaaaaaagatatac ATGCATTATGCTCCGAATCAAACTCAAGCCGACCTATTCAACGTCATGGATTATCAAAGAGAAATCATCACCGTTCGCGAAGATCagatcaaataaattttcgacgTCGTCCAGGACCTCTGGCACATATCCTGGTTTTTCTATCAAACAGTCTTGCGGCTTGTACAAAAAATACAGTAATCAGGCCGACTCAATACATCGCAAATCATGCTCTCACCATGCTAAGGGATTA CTTAATACAGCGCGGAGATATTATGAGCGCTAAATGTGGCGCTTCGATAATTTGGTCGCTACCGGAAAGTAGAGCGTCGATGAAATTAATGCAGACTGATCTCGGTTCGACGCTCGACAATTGCATGAGAATAATGAGACCAGCCGTGGCTCAGCTTATCGCGGATACAACAAAA TTGAAGCGCTGGCTACAAGCGCTTGCTTTGAATTTCACGCCTCCGACGCCTACTTTGATCCATGCTATACGAAAAACCGAGGCCATTGACGGCTGGGCTTACGAGCTTTTCTTCCATTTGAAGTATCTTCAGGAAAATCAGATCCATAATGTCGAAAAG aaTGCTGTCCCGGGATTGAAAATTAGTGACAAGTTGAGAAACGTGAATCTTTGTCATCGGCTGGTGCGGTTACGAGATAATTATGTCTACCTCTATGAAAGTTTATTCAGCAATAGTCAATTTTACAAGTTATCCAgagattccaaaaaaatattggagtGA
- the REG gene encoding proteasome activator complex subunit 3 isoform X4: MAPTNVVQEYKDSLKTKAEQLIIKGFPEKIMKLNELLETPSFCNRELSDVHQDLNVPIPDPISLNHSDDGPATKKLKLENNLNDIEASGTKVMVLPSGPVPCNKPLCELIRIAKPYIRQLVEDSNLLKMWISFMIPKIEDGNNFGVSIQEDTLAEIQSVESEAAAFFDQISRYFISRGKIVSKVAKYPHIIDYRRSVQELDEKEYLSLWLVMCEVRNRYCSLHDIVIKNLEKIKRPRSTNAESLY; this comes from the exons ATGGCACCAACAAATGTG GTCCAGGAATACAAAGATTCGCTTAAAACGAAG GCGGAACAATTGATCATAAAAGGCTTTCCTGAGAAGATAATGAAGCTTAATGAGCTTTTGGAAACACCGAGCTTCTGCAACCGTGAACTTTCCGATGTACATCAGGATTTGAATGTCCCTATCCCAGATCCAATTTCGCTTAATCATTCCGACGATGGACCAGCAACAAAAAAACTGAAGCTGGAGAACAATTTGAACGATATTGAGGCCAGCGGTACCAAAGTTATGGTTCTCCCCAGCGGACCCGTACCATGTAACAAACCACTCTGTGAACTGATTCGTATTGCCAAGCCATACATCAGGCAACTTGTCGAGGATTCCAACCTT CTGAAAATGTGGATTTCGTTTATGAttccaaaaattgaagatGGAAACAATTTTGGTGTCTCAATCCAGGAAGACACTTTAGCTGAAATCCAATCAGTTGAAAGCGAAGCTGCAGCATTCTTTGATCAAATTTCGAG GTACTTCATATCAAGAggtaaaattgtaagtaaAGTAGCCAAATATCCACACATCATTGACTACAGGCGCTCGGTTCAAGAATTGGACGAAAAGGAATACCTCAGCTTATGGCTGGTGATGTGTGAAGTTCGTAACCGTTACTGTTCGTTACACGACATAGTTATAAAAAATCTTGAGAAGATAAAGCGGCCTCGATCGACAAACGCTGAATCCTTGTATTAA
- the REG gene encoding proteasome activator complex subunit 3 isoform X2 — protein sequence MADSTLQKVQEYKDSLKTKAEQLIIKGFPEKIMKLNELLETPSFCNRELSDVHQDLNVPIPDPISLNHSDDGPATKKLKLENNLNDIEASGTKVMVLPSGPVPCNKPLCELIRIAKPYIRQLVEDSNLLKMWISFMIPKIEDGNNFGVSIQEDTLAEIQSVESEAAAFFDQISRYFISRGKIVSKVAKYPHIIDYRRSVQELDEKEYLSLWLVMCEVRNRYCSLHDIVIKNLEKIKRPRSTNAESLY from the exons GTCCAGGAATACAAAGATTCGCTTAAAACGAAG GCGGAACAATTGATCATAAAAGGCTTTCCTGAGAAGATAATGAAGCTTAATGAGCTTTTGGAAACACCGAGCTTCTGCAACCGTGAACTTTCCGATGTACATCAGGATTTGAATGTCCCTATCCCAGATCCAATTTCGCTTAATCATTCCGACGATGGACCAGCAACAAAAAAACTGAAGCTGGAGAACAATTTGAACGATATTGAGGCCAGCGGTACCAAAGTTATGGTTCTCCCCAGCGGACCCGTACCATGTAACAAACCACTCTGTGAACTGATTCGTATTGCCAAGCCATACATCAGGCAACTTGTCGAGGATTCCAACCTT CTGAAAATGTGGATTTCGTTTATGAttccaaaaattgaagatGGAAACAATTTTGGTGTCTCAATCCAGGAAGACACTTTAGCTGAAATCCAATCAGTTGAAAGCGAAGCTGCAGCATTCTTTGATCAAATTTCGAG GTACTTCATATCAAGAggtaaaattgtaagtaaAGTAGCCAAATATCCACACATCATTGACTACAGGCGCTCGGTTCAAGAATTGGACGAAAAGGAATACCTCAGCTTATGGCTGGTGATGTGTGAAGTTCGTAACCGTTACTGTTCGTTACACGACATAGTTATAAAAAATCTTGAGAAGATAAAGCGGCCTCGATCGACAAACGCTGAATCCTTGTATTAA
- the REG gene encoding proteasome activator complex subunit 3 isoform X3, producing the protein MYHTSCKVQEYKDSLKTKAEQLIIKGFPEKIMKLNELLETPSFCNRELSDVHQDLNVPIPDPISLNHSDDGPATKKLKLENNLNDIEASGTKVMVLPSGPVPCNKPLCELIRIAKPYIRQLVEDSNLLKMWISFMIPKIEDGNNFGVSIQEDTLAEIQSVESEAAAFFDQISRYFISRGKIVSKVAKYPHIIDYRRSVQELDEKEYLSLWLVMCEVRNRYCSLHDIVIKNLEKIKRPRSTNAESLY; encoded by the exons atgTATCACACAAGCTGCAAG GTCCAGGAATACAAAGATTCGCTTAAAACGAAG GCGGAACAATTGATCATAAAAGGCTTTCCTGAGAAGATAATGAAGCTTAATGAGCTTTTGGAAACACCGAGCTTCTGCAACCGTGAACTTTCCGATGTACATCAGGATTTGAATGTCCCTATCCCAGATCCAATTTCGCTTAATCATTCCGACGATGGACCAGCAACAAAAAAACTGAAGCTGGAGAACAATTTGAACGATATTGAGGCCAGCGGTACCAAAGTTATGGTTCTCCCCAGCGGACCCGTACCATGTAACAAACCACTCTGTGAACTGATTCGTATTGCCAAGCCATACATCAGGCAACTTGTCGAGGATTCCAACCTT CTGAAAATGTGGATTTCGTTTATGAttccaaaaattgaagatGGAAACAATTTTGGTGTCTCAATCCAGGAAGACACTTTAGCTGAAATCCAATCAGTTGAAAGCGAAGCTGCAGCATTCTTTGATCAAATTTCGAG GTACTTCATATCAAGAggtaaaattgtaagtaaAGTAGCCAAATATCCACACATCATTGACTACAGGCGCTCGGTTCAAGAATTGGACGAAAAGGAATACCTCAGCTTATGGCTGGTGATGTGTGAAGTTCGTAACCGTTACTGTTCGTTACACGACATAGTTATAAAAAATCTTGAGAAGATAAAGCGGCCTCGATCGACAAACGCTGAATCCTTGTATTAA
- the REG gene encoding proteasome activator complex subunit 3 isoform X1: MLPLFFRPVPSNESKGSKDAFTETEVQEYKDSLKTKAEQLIIKGFPEKIMKLNELLETPSFCNRELSDVHQDLNVPIPDPISLNHSDDGPATKKLKLENNLNDIEASGTKVMVLPSGPVPCNKPLCELIRIAKPYIRQLVEDSNLLKMWISFMIPKIEDGNNFGVSIQEDTLAEIQSVESEAAAFFDQISRYFISRGKIVSKVAKYPHIIDYRRSVQELDEKEYLSLWLVMCEVRNRYCSLHDIVIKNLEKIKRPRSTNAESLY, translated from the exons ATGTTGCCGTTATTTTTTCGCCCTGTTCCAAGCAATGAATCAAAAGGTTCGAAAGATGCTTTTACTGAAACTGAG GTCCAGGAATACAAAGATTCGCTTAAAACGAAG GCGGAACAATTGATCATAAAAGGCTTTCCTGAGAAGATAATGAAGCTTAATGAGCTTTTGGAAACACCGAGCTTCTGCAACCGTGAACTTTCCGATGTACATCAGGATTTGAATGTCCCTATCCCAGATCCAATTTCGCTTAATCATTCCGACGATGGACCAGCAACAAAAAAACTGAAGCTGGAGAACAATTTGAACGATATTGAGGCCAGCGGTACCAAAGTTATGGTTCTCCCCAGCGGACCCGTACCATGTAACAAACCACTCTGTGAACTGATTCGTATTGCCAAGCCATACATCAGGCAACTTGTCGAGGATTCCAACCTT CTGAAAATGTGGATTTCGTTTATGAttccaaaaattgaagatGGAAACAATTTTGGTGTCTCAATCCAGGAAGACACTTTAGCTGAAATCCAATCAGTTGAAAGCGAAGCTGCAGCATTCTTTGATCAAATTTCGAG GTACTTCATATCAAGAggtaaaattgtaagtaaAGTAGCCAAATATCCACACATCATTGACTACAGGCGCTCGGTTCAAGAATTGGACGAAAAGGAATACCTCAGCTTATGGCTGGTGATGTGTGAAGTTCGTAACCGTTACTGTTCGTTACACGACATAGTTATAAAAAATCTTGAGAAGATAAAGCGGCCTCGATCGACAAACGCTGAATCCTTGTATTAA